A stretch of DNA from Triticum dicoccoides isolate Atlit2015 ecotype Zavitan chromosome 2A, WEW_v2.0, whole genome shotgun sequence:
gtagcatcacgggatgctttcgggaatgatggccagaatcatcacactgggaacacaaatcatggctaaattactagatgatcccctaagacacctagggtcataatactatctccaacatatatgtcaaggcaacggagtacctcaactcactgattagtgtggttaatctggcccatgggtacattgaaacgggaagaaaggatttgcaattgcatcagactacttagaaacctgggatgactcggacagcataacggctgtaaatgctcagaaaagatttgagacattcacaaaaaatggtggcataaccactcagaagcacaatatcaaggtttcgagatcaacaattaacatacagaggtagtaagaactgaactgagacttaaatccaacaatctataagtctacggattagtaacacgtgatcctgatagaaagaaaagatagcctagttcttaatccccgcaggaaagataagatgactcagatcagaaggcataaggtataaggagtaaaaagagccttacgttccatcccacaatcaattcccttacataactaaagaatttctagactcaacttcgaccagtttggcttggtaatcctacagacagtcaagctctgataccaacgctgtcaggaccccgactcgatgtcacatcgatctagccggtaacacctcatatcactttgcggcctcacgcacggtatccccacgggtgtcgccttacctttgctcgggaccgtttgcgccttttggctcacgtatatgatagtgtcgctagcatccatatgataaggagcccgggctgacatgactagtcgtaaacccaaagtggcacagacttacagggacaggcattcatgacccagcttcgaacgtgtcggtcatcagcaagtgggtccgggctgtagcactgggctagcaggactccggtaaaccgggctgtagcgggctaacaggactccggtactcaaagcgtgacatttccccgaagggacagacacaggaacgaagaaggacacatgccggccagcctaagtgttccagagcagtagcaagctaccatggctcagcggtaacactaggagacatttcccggtaagagaggctactaaagataaacaactagatggtcagatcccacacataccaagcatttcaataacatacacacaatatgctcgatatgtgcaaaatacaacatggcatcacaacatgactctacgactcaagtattttattcaataggctccgaggagcgagatatacaaacatgggtctcatgacccaacactcagagcatacaagtcaaagcacaagcggaagctatcatgtctgagtacagacatctataaatgaaaaaggctgagaagcctgactatctatcagatcctgccgagggcacaagatcgtagctgaggtatcaagctaaatgtcgaagtccaagcggaactactagtgagactgaagtctctctgcaaaacataaaataggcaaacgtgagtacaaatgtacccagcaagacttacatcagatctatctacatatgcatcattatcaacaagggggtggtggagtttaactgcagcaagccagctttgactcggtggctatcctgaactacgactgcaagtaactcttttgaggtggcgcacacgagtccacatattcaccatatcaatacaccactatggatccgctcccgtctccctacgagaacgccatccatagcactcacgcttatcttgcgtactttagagtatccactttcacttgtctatgaactatgcaatggggtccaagtttccatatccgaggaatccggctattcgaatagatgatgttaaccctgcaggggtgtacttcttcacacacgctttcgccacttatcgccctgtacacgtcatgtacctcggcaaccttcaagcggaagccgggcgagggagtcggccacgacctgactaaccgaacaagtctctagtccaggtttatcgcctattcgggttccatccgcaaggagatccggccggggtgtcgcttacggccccaaacgatgtgtgcagggttcccaagcccaccaaccgggtgccacttggtacaccgtgccactgtgcctagtctgtcccaagcccacctgtaccgggtgccacttggtagactactaacactgcctacaaacaccagaaactagttgcaactcctggacagagatcaagttgattaataagtcgagagggcttggagcgcccggagcccaatgtgtggtagtaactgatcgtggatcacaaacacagaactcagttcctgaggacggctgcaatgagacaacccaccatgtactcctacatggcctctcaccgctacctttaccaaatcgtgttcacacacttagctcacacacagtaggacatgttcacacgcctctgattcatccccgatgaatcagacctgactcaactctaagcagtagcaggcatgacaaacaagcatgaatgagtaggcacaacagggctcaaacaactcctactcatgctaatgggtttcatctatttactgtggcaatgacaggtcatgcaaaggataaagggttcagctaccgcagcaagtatcaaacatgtcgttgttgtcctaatgcagtaaaagagagcaggagcgagagagtgggattttatcggaatgagcaagggggttttgcttgcctggcacttctgaagataacattgagtcttcatcagtgtcaacgatcacatcatcggtatcgcgtctatcgagaggggacaaataccgacaacacagaagggaacacaatcattgcaatgcacaatatgatgcatgatcatgacatggcaaaatgaatgtgtttgagctaatgcaactagcaacagattaaatgaagttggtttgaatccaagattcaaattcaaactccatatgtgattattcaaatgccatttacttcatttgtcctaaacagtagtgataagttgttctaacatgcatgaaaatggtacagatggattccttgaatttttctgataatttttcatatataaattatttaatttggagttacggttaattttctatgatttttagaagtttatataattttctggaatttcctgaattataataaatccagaaaatggtttattgcgtcagccccacgtcacagtgacgtcagcagggtcaactgggctggctcggtcaaacctgacgtgtggggtccacacgtcagtgacacaggagctaatcccggtcaaacccagcgctgactggggtttgaccaggggtggggcccgctgtcagtggcctagggggttggttagtgtgggggggttagccgctaatgatgtccacgtcatcatcgccggacttacaccggcggcgaccaaaatggcggcggcaacgcgccggacttgcgctaaaggcgacggaggcggcggctgagggcaccggggcgtagcccgggctctcccgcatctgatggggtaggtgggaggctgcgggaacgccggggctcgtcggaacggagctcgcggcggcgccggagttcgggtggtaacgggcgcgaggccctggtggggttttggacaagctgagctgcgcatgggcttcctgtgagcctcacgagctcaaagccgtgctcggacgcgaccgaaacaagccatggccgcgacggcagcatggccggcggcagcgagctccggttgcggtgagacggcggttacagcatgggggcgagcgaatggagagaggggaaacacaacggggctcaccgcgatgccgaagaggaggtcagcgagctcggggaggtcctagcggcgctgaatcgaccggaggcgagctcggcgctggaggttgaagacgacggcggtggcgacgttgcaggggctcccgcggtgcgcttctcggcgaggaggaagaggtggtcgaggcggatctccctggggcgtcggtgaggcgtggggagcacggtggctgtggcaatcggcgtcagtggcggcggctccgctcggtcgcgggagggagaggggcaaagggggatagggacggagggaaggagcgaggagagtgagagagggagccaggggctgcgtggcgtcgcgggaggcgaccaggggaggaggaggcagccaggcagggaggaggtggccggggcgcgtggccgcgcgcgccgggtgcgtgcccgtcctcctggcagaggaggaaggcgacaggggagggaggcggcggtgggctgggccagtgggaggagctggccagctgggccggctacaggtaagtggcccaggtagtccctctctctctttttatttctgttttctattttctgtagtttgttttgatttagtttagcaactaaatcatttaaataaattctgtagaattttatgtggcttgctaaaatatatataaagccactcacaaacttccagaattattggagtcatatttaatatatattaaatataaatccaaagcaaatagttattggattaattcaaatggccaaaataattatctctgtgactccaaaaatattggtttgaattttacctcttaccaatacttCCATGGaatatcaggaacattttcttggacacatttgagaagatttaattgttggttatttttagaggtttcctgaggcttttgaaaattcctcaattcaaatttcatttgaatttaaacatgatgcacacatggaagcaagcataggacaggccagaactagggatgtgacagggtatatcgaccccccaccctcacactactggaattagctaatttgccgtctgccagttctttgtcgtctgcttgcagacggcaaagaaggtctttgccatcagctaccaaacaacacatggcaaagaactggcagacgacAAATAAGGTCTTTGCCATATgtcatttctttgccgtctgctggcagacggcaaagaaactttgccatctgccagcggacggcaaagaggtgctggcgGGGTCCCAATACACTGCAATGGTCgaaccccctctttgccgtctgctagcagacgacaaagattctttgccatctgctggcagacggcaaagaggtgggactATTTTTTGCGGGTAAAACGAACGGTTCCCCCACCTCCTCTATCTCTATCCCCTTTGTCTCTGCCCCCcacacctctctctcccgctcgtatctccctctccctcgcgcggGCGTACGGGGTGTCCGTCGACGCCGCCTGCCCTGGCAAGAAGGCCGGCGACGCCTGCCCCATAGCCAAGTGCCGCCCGACCCCGCCTCCCTCGATcccgcgccaccgcgccacctcgCCTCCGCCCGCCGGTGCGCGTCGCCACCTCACGGACCCCAGGAGCCCCGCCGCCTGCGCTGCAGCCTGCGCCGCGTCCACCTCCCCACAAGCTCGCCTCCCCACCGTGGAAGCCTCGTCGCCGGTCGCCCCGACctcgagatccgccgccgccatggGAGCCGAGCACGGAGCTCCTCCAGGCCCGGCCCTGAGGGGGGACGGATTCGAGTTCCTATCAGATCTAGTGGCCAGGTATTCTTTTTTGCCATCGATTGTTTTTCTGGATTTTTGACTCATTGGTGTGAGTGTTTCTCAGGGATTTTGCCTTGTTTTCCCCTGCCGGCGATTGGGGGCGGCGAGTACACGCAAGAAGCCCATGCGGTGGCAGATCTGCTGGACAGAGCAGCCGAGTCCAGCATTGGGAAGGTGGGGGAAGCGCTGCCAGTACTCCAACTAGACCTGAATGGCGCCTGCCCGTCTCTCGACTTGTCGGCGGCAGATCAGAGCAGTCAACGAGGCACGACGAGCCGCAGGCCCATGGCTGGATAAAGAGGTACGAAGTTTCCCTAAGATAAACTAACACAGAATGCATTTGTTGGCATCACGTGATGCGGCGTAGATTGTGATGCTGATGCTGCTTAGTAATCATGATTCATGAGCATAACTGTAATGCTTATACGAGCTGATTTCCTGTAGTACCTGCAGTTGGCAACAACTTCGATTCCGTCCATGAACTAATGGGAAAATGTTAGAACAATGACATTGCTACTGATGCAAAAAAATGTACATGAAGTATGTATAAATTGGAGGCTAGTCTGAAAACAGTTTCTTATATAAAACAAGGGCGTAGCTAGGTCTCAGTCAAAGTCTCAGTGAAGTGATATATCTTTGtaagaaaggaaaaggaaaatcTGAAAACTAAACTTTGCACGAATCTTAAAcgtatatagcatcgactgagacaTGACCAAGTTTTAGTCGACCGAGACTTAGCAAGACTAATAAAACAATTATCTCGCCTTCTCTAatgcttttatttattttacttacgGTATTTCTACTTTCCTTGTTTGCTTACAagctgtttttttctttttgactTTGATGAATCCCCCAGGCCATTTTCAAGGACCCGTTCAGGAGGGGTGACAACCTCCTTGTAAGTCCTCGCTACTTTTTATCTTCCATGCTTCTTTCAAACTTTTTATGCACCAAAGATGCTGGATGCCATAAAGTAGGAAAATTAAGATGCAGATGGGTCTTTGAAAAAAAATCACAGGAAAACATTGTTTCTGGGCAGTGCTAAATTTTAAAAATAAAACTAAATTTTGTGGCTTAAATTTAAAAATGAAAACTGAATTTTGTAGCTGTTTGCTGTGCTTGGACATGTGTGTGATCTGGTGGACAAAATAACCAGGTGTTTACGCCCTGTTGTGTAAACACCCTAAAATTCCACTAGTTGACCTACTTGGCTCATAATTAATTGCTTATGAGACTGTCTCTTCAGAGAAACAACTTGGCCTGTCAGACAACTGTTTGACTAACACAAATCTTAAATACTTGAACTGAGAAACAAAAGCTTCAGCTAAATCAGAGGCCAAGTTTCTACTGTATTTGGCGCAAAGTCGTTGGTTTGTTGATCTTTTCCTATTTATTACTCCCTTGTAGGTTATGTGCGACTGCTACACACCAGAAGGTGTTCCAATCCCCACCAACAAGAGGCACAATGCTGCCAAGATCTTCCACACCCCGAAGGTTGCAGCTGAGGAGACATGGTACGAATACCTCCGTCGATATTTCAAGTTTTTTGTTGTTGCGGTGTTTCATATAAAAGTTGTAGTAGTGCTCTTGTGTCTTAACACACATACACATGTGAGAACATAATAAGTTGTACAATATAGATTAGTACCACACCGCACTCACTTTGCATCAGATGGAAATGAGTTAGGAAGATAAGAGTAAAATTGATGTCCCTGGAATTACAGATTTATTTAGCAGATACAAACAGAAATCGGTACCAAAAATGGGTTGAAGGACCACAAAATTTGGCGGTTTCCACATTTGTATCCTTATCTGCTTATGGTAAGAGCATTGATTAGGCTTATCTCTGAACCCAAACATGTATGGAACTGAGGAGGAGTACCAGAAGGATGTGAAATGGCCCGTTGGCTGGCCCATTGGTGGCTGCCCTGGTTCTCAGGCAAGAAAACTCTCAGCATGCTCTCCAGCTTTCCATGTGTTAAACTTACATAAAAACTGAACATTGCATTTCACCAAGTGAAATGCTACATTTCTACTCCTAACCCATTCTCTATTTCTTAGTGCTTTTGTTATGCaggttggaagaaaagaagaagatccagAGAAGATCTTAGTAATAAGATAGTTTTTAGGAAAATAGATATTTAGTTTTAGGTCATTTCTTGTAATTTCAGATATGGAGTGCTTGTCTTTAGTTTTGTTTTGActctgtgaaacttgctacctatggatgaaactgtgtaatattgatgaaaccatGTATATGTATAGACATTTAGTTTttgttcatgtgtgtgtgtgtgtgcgcgcgtctcCGTGTGTGTGTGATTTTctatgaaaatgaattgatataagaaaaaacagaattaaatggggcaatataggttctttgccgtctgccagcagatggcaaaggccggacaaattttgccgtcagcggcggacggcaaaggcctgccgttagccacctaacggagtaacagcgcattCTTTGCCGTCTGCA
This window harbors:
- the LOC119358058 gene encoding uncharacterized protein LOC119358058; this translates as MAKNWQTTNKTAKRWDYFLRVKRTVPPPPLSLSPLSLPPTPLSPARISLSLARAYGVSVDAACPGKKAGDACPIAKCRPTPPPSIPRHRATSPPPAGARRHLTDPRSPAACAAACAASTSPQARLPTVEASSPVAPTSRSAAAMGAEHGAPPGPALRGDGFEFLSDLVARDFALFSPAGDWGRRVHARSPCGGRSAGQSSRVQHWEGGGSAASTPTRPEWRLPVSRLVGGRSEQSTRHDEPQAHGWIKRPFSRTRSGGVTTSLLCATATHQKVFQSPPTRGTMLPRSSTPRRLQLRRHGTNTSVDISSFLLLRCFI